One window of the Nicotiana tabacum cultivar K326 chromosome 4, ASM71507v2, whole genome shotgun sequence genome contains the following:
- the LOC142179891 gene encoding uncharacterized protein LOC142179891, whose product MPTGKLAKWKILLSKLNIVYITQKAIKGQALANHLAENPVDGDYEPFTTYFPNEEVLFAGEDIAESYPRWRIFFDKAANFKGVKIGAVLISESGKHYPSSAKIRFSCTNNMVEYEACILGIRMAVDMKVKELLVIGDSDILIHQVQGEWSTKNVKILLYLHRMKELCKKFMKIEFKHVPRIQNEFVDALEPLSSMIQHPDKNYINPIEIKIRDQHAYCFHVDEELDGKPLYNDIRKFLATSEFPENAINGQKQALSRLANHVFLNREVLCMRTPRLRFVGMCRRCQGNQVVGGNTCMNVRIPHEWVHISQEDPKSWRLLDDYRKRQ is encoded by the coding sequence ATGCCTACCGGAAAGCTAGCTAAATGGAAAATTCTCCTTAGCAAACTTAACATTGTGTACataactcagaaggcaatcaaagggcaagcttTAGCCAACCACCTCGCGGAGAATCCGGTGGATGGGGACTACGAGCCATTTACTACATATTTTCCCAATGAAGAAGTGTTATTTGCTGGAGAAGATATTGCTGAATCGTACCCTAGATGGAGAATATTTTTTGATAAAGCAGCAAACTTTAAAGGAGTCAAAATTGGGGCAGTCCTGATTTCGGAATCTGGAAAACACTATCCATCATCAGCAAAGATAAGATTCtcttgtaccaataatatggttGAATACGAAGCATGCATCCTTGGGATCAGAATGGCAGTTGACATGAAGGTCAAAGAACTTTTGGTCATAGGAGATTCCGATATATTGATACACCAAGTCCAAGGGGAATGGTCCACCAAGAATGTCAAGATACTTCTGTACCTGCACCGCATGAAGgagctatgcaagaagttcaTGAAGATTGAGTTCAAGCACGTCCCTAGGATTCAGAACGAGTTCGTTGACGCCCTTGAACCTCtatcatctatgattcagcatccagacaagaactacaTCAACCCTATCGAGATAAAGATCAGGGATCAACATGCATATTGCTTCCATGTAGATGAAGAACTAGATGGTAAACCATTATATAACGACATCAGGAAATTCCTTGCAACCAGTGAATTCCCAGAGAATGCTATTAATGGTCAAAAGCAAGCCCTCAGCAGGTTGGCAAACCACGTTTTCCTCAACAGGGAAGTCCTGTGCATGAGGACCCCCAGACTTAGGTTTGTTGGGATGTGTAGACGTTGCCAAGGCAACCAGGTTGTTGGAGGAAATACATGCATGAACGTGCGGATCCCACATGAATGGGTTCATATTAGCCAAGAAGATCCTAAGAGCTGGagacttttggatgactatagaaAGCGACAGTAG